The sequence GTGGACTTAATGGACCGAAATAGACCAAAATGTTATGCTGATGTGGTTCAAAAGaagtataataataaatactacttttcaatttttaaatattattatttggatttaAAGGCATCATAAAAACCTATAATTGAAATTGAGGCTGGTTTGCCCCATGGATATGGGCAAAATTGGAGCTTTTGAGTAGTAGGATTGAATTCGTGGGAGAGCGGGCTAAAATGGTTTTACACTGATTTAGACAATTCAATTGGCTTCGTTCCATTCggttttttgctttaaaatcATTAATCTCGTTTCCTGTGTTTGGCTActatatgggtttttttttggtggggggggaCAAATATACTATGTGGTGCATTATTCATGGGCTCACGAGTCTTATAAATTCATCCAAGCCTATTTGCAGAAGTTACCCTTCAAAGTCCAAACTCCAAAGCATAACTCCTAAATTTTCTCATGAGCCTGCTTTGAGGGCTTggaaaagataatataataggTTTGGGCCCATTCAGCAAGTTGTCCTAATTAAATTTCATCCCTTATATAAGTTTTTTGACCAGTCATTTAATGATAAgttacaatacttttacaataaattttgaataataagttattattaattttaattctaatttattatttaaaatatttttttgcccTTTTAAAATAACCAATCACTTagaatttataataaaagtgttataaaagtactgtagagatattatttttgttaaagtAAAGTCTATCTCGTTTATTGTTAAAGATTAGGCCTTTAATTGTATTTGGACCCAAGACATGCATGTGGATGTGGTGCTGTTTCTTGTTGTAAACAACTCTCAAACACACAAAACTGCACCTTCCATTGCTTTAGTGAACACAGTTCACAGAATAAGACTATAATAAGAGAGGCATAGGAATCTTGTAGGCACGCATGAGATGAGAGGAAGGTGAGGTTGCCTAACCCAACAAGAAAGCAAATTTTGGTCCTTTTTCACATGTATGGGAGATGACCTGTTTCACACCTTGACGTGGTAGTAGTTGGTGTGTCGTCTTTACAATTTAAGATGATAACGTGAAACAAAGGGTGATCTATTACAAGTTGAAACATAACTTCAATGTTACCGACAGTTCTGTACTGTACAGCTAGTCCAGATCGAaatcaaaataatgaaaaagtatACATAATGAATGTACACTTGTCCAGCTATGCTGTTAGCATCAACACATATAGAAATACCAAAGAAGATATAGTTCTCCACGTAACGAAAGCTCATTGGCACATGAGCATTCAATTCAGTTTCCTTTCACTtgtcacactttttttttttccttctctctggCCAATGAAATGTTAAGCTCACTTTCATAGATTTTTTAAGCTACTATAGTATTagttgttagaaatactgaatgtaATTGAATTGTATTTCACCAATCAAAGACatgagggttacgtggttcagcctaacggcctacatccacggaggaaaccctaaagagctacatcaataatatattatagtgtaatacaaatctttgtgttacaatgaatcataacatgtgtatatatagtagactaaaccctagactaatagacttctagtacaagtaggagacttggcttgcacacaaagtaaaattaggcttgggcctatactaatgggctaatatatctctaacaccccctctcaaactcaagatggaagtttgatgaaatcttgagatttgataaggttgaggagatcccttgaatgaagtttggctctgtgacggtagtttgaggaaggcaatggtcttgcagtgttgatgcgaGGAAGCCAAAGAAAATGAACGCAGCGAAGAAaaacaccgaggaagacaaagattgctcttaaatataccgtaaggacagaaaaccatggccacaggaaggtggctctgataccatgttagaaatactgaatgtaATTGAATTGTATTTCAccaatcaaagaatatacatcagtgcctttatataggaggcatatgtgtgcagtacaagtaaagtgtagtacaagtacaagtgtgctatacaagtaacctagttaggcctaaagcccataacataatatacgttaacattAGTTAACTATTTATAGAGCTAGCAATACAAGCTTTTTAAGGTGCTTGAATCATCATGAATTAGAGATGTAATCAACCAATATAATTTAGCCTAAAAAAGGTTGAAcataaagcaatttttttttttttttcctgagtgATATAATATAACAATGTCAATTGTTCTTTAACAGTACGGAATTGGCAAGAGAAGTTCTCTCAAAAGAATTACTCGAAGTataataatttaccatttgCTAATGTTGAAGCCCACAAACCAAAGAATAACTTCAACTttcctcataaaaaaaaaaaaaacttcaactttcaatatatacataaaaaaaaaaatggaaaaaaacaaaacaaaaacaaaaaaaaaacccacaaaacaatcatattatTGGCATTGAAGATCCTGGACTGCACGGCTTGTCAAATTTAGTGTCATTATGCAGTTCAATTCTGTGTTCCTCCTCTTCTTTATAATCTTCACCAAGTGCACTGTACCACTCAACTTGGCAGAGCTACTCAGCTTCAACATCCCTGAATTAATATCACTGCTAAGATTGTTTAAATCCGGTAACCTATTAGACCTCAGTTCCACTGTAACATTCATCGCTTGTCCCTCCCTAGCTTTGACACTCCCATGTCCTATTTTTCTTTCACCAATAACCATGCCTCTATATAGCACACTCAAGGTGCTATTCTTGAATTCGAacccaccaaaatttttattcttaatagTCACCTCAGCAACAAAGGTGGCACTAAACGAAGTTGATGATGCAGTGCCATTATACTTCAGATTTTTCACCGTGACCAAACTCAAATTAACATCAGGAACTTTAACACGCAACACGATTACGGCAAGGACTAATATGATGATGCATTGGATAACAATACctgcaaaaacataaacaaaacatttaccacttctttccttctttagTGCTTTGAACATGGCAATCTCTTCGTCACTTCTCGGATGTAATTTGCTAGATGCAAAT is a genomic window of Quercus lobata isolate SW786 chromosome 2, ValleyOak3.0 Primary Assembly, whole genome shotgun sequence containing:
- the LOC115978202 gene encoding late embryogenesis abundant protein At1g64065-like yields the protein MSTDEIPFASSKLHPRSDEEIAMFKALKKERSGKCFVYVFAGIVIQCIIILVLAVIVLRVKVPDVNLSLVTVKNLKYNGTASSTSFSATFVAEVTIKNKNFGGFEFKNSTLSVLYRGMVIGERKIGHGSVKAREGQAMNVTVELRSNRLPDLNNLSSDINSGMLKLSSSAKLSGTVHLVKIIKKRRNTELNCIMTLNLTSRAVQDLQCQ